The Amycolatopsis viridis genome window below encodes:
- a CDS encoding ABC transporter permease: MVAGSTGRVVPAWRGAWLRVEGYWAWYRRYWRSNVYSTGLQPLLFLLAMGLGFGSQVQAGPATGGLSYVHYIAPALLVSAALQNAVGESTYPVLSGFKWQKDYLAVTATPVTPGQVLGGHLIWVALRLLLSGSVYALVAIPFGAWLNAGAVLVVLVGTVTGLACAAPVTALAATTYDEGVRFNAVFRFVVMPMTLFAGTFFPIGQIPLAVRWLAWISPLWHGNELARGVTLGGLSPAAALGHLAFLAALFAIGAVLARRYFYRRLVV, encoded by the coding sequence ATGGTCGCCGGGTCGACGGGCCGGGTCGTGCCGGCGTGGCGGGGCGCGTGGTTGCGTGTCGAGGGGTACTGGGCGTGGTACCGGCGGTATTGGCGGTCCAATGTGTACTCCACCGGTCTGCAGCCGCTGTTGTTCCTGCTCGCGATGGGGCTGGGGTTCGGGTCGCAGGTGCAGGCCGGGCCTGCCACCGGTGGACTGTCCTATGTGCACTACATCGCTCCTGCGCTGCTGGTGTCGGCGGCGTTGCAGAACGCGGTGGGCGAGTCGACGTACCCGGTGCTGTCCGGGTTCAAGTGGCAGAAGGACTACCTCGCCGTCACGGCCACCCCGGTCACCCCGGGGCAGGTGCTGGGCGGGCACCTGATCTGGGTGGCGCTGCGGCTGCTGCTGTCCGGCTCGGTGTACGCGCTGGTCGCGATACCGTTCGGGGCTTGGCTGAACGCCGGGGCCGTGCTGGTGGTGCTGGTCGGCACCGTCACCGGGCTGGCGTGCGCCGCGCCGGTCACCGCGCTGGCCGCGACCACGTACGACGAGGGCGTCCGGTTCAACGCCGTGTTCCGGTTCGTAGTGATGCCGATGACCCTGTTCGCGGGCACGTTCTTCCCGATCGGCCAGATCCCGCTCGCGGTGCGCTGGCTGGCCTGGATCTCGCCGCTGTGGCACGGCAACGAACTCGCCCGGGGGGTCACCCTCGGCGGGTTGAGCCCGGCCGCGGCGCTCGGCCACCTGGCCTTCCTGGCGGCCCTGTTCGCGATCGGCGCCGTTCTCGCCCGCCGCTACTTCTACCGGCGGCTGGTGGTCTGA
- a CDS encoding S8 family peptidase encodes MRAFGRSLVAVACATLVITPARATAAEPERTCHDGGPTVPYLVVFDGDTPRAAARDQVRDACGELTGYYPQIGVGVADADTGFAPRLGAGRAYSALNERRAAQRPMRHAVGATVPAEVSSADRSAEQWNLTTVGGPGAGSPEVVVGVLDSGIDPDHPDLAAALDRDDSASCVGGIADPAEDAWRATTSGHGTHVAGIIAAADDGRGTTGVAPGTRVASVKVVDDRGIVTPEAVVCGLMWAAEHRMAVTNSSVAINTWGAFCTWSPGREVVREAIGRAAAYSAARGTLNVAAATNEATDLSRPAGACAALPATARDVLAVSAVGRDGAKTRYSSYGLGMVDLTAPGGDGDDCVLSTVPGGYGKLCGTSMAAPHVAGAAAVLAAARPGATSADLKQALEERARPVPCPAEYDPAGDGRPAAVCAGYTRYNSFYGHGLVQTGAG; translated from the coding sequence GTGCGCGCCTTCGGACGATCACTCGTCGCGGTGGCGTGCGCCACCCTGGTGATCACGCCGGCCCGCGCCACGGCGGCGGAACCGGAGCGAACGTGCCATGACGGCGGGCCGACCGTGCCCTACCTGGTGGTCTTCGACGGCGACACACCACGGGCGGCGGCCCGGGACCAGGTGCGGGACGCGTGCGGGGAACTGACCGGGTACTACCCGCAGATCGGCGTGGGCGTCGCGGACGCCGACACCGGCTTCGCGCCCCGTCTGGGAGCGGGCCGCGCGTACAGCGCGCTGAACGAACGACGGGCCGCGCAGCGGCCGATGCGGCACGCGGTCGGGGCGACCGTCCCGGCGGAGGTGTCCTCGGCCGACCGGTCCGCCGAGCAGTGGAACCTCACCACGGTGGGTGGACCCGGCGCGGGCAGCCCGGAGGTCGTGGTCGGCGTGCTGGACTCCGGCATCGATCCCGACCACCCCGACCTGGCCGCGGCGCTGGACCGCGACGACTCGGCGAGCTGCGTCGGCGGGATCGCCGATCCCGCCGAGGACGCGTGGCGGGCCACCACCTCCGGGCACGGCACCCACGTGGCCGGCATCATCGCCGCAGCCGACGACGGCCGCGGCACCACCGGTGTCGCGCCCGGGACCCGCGTGGCGTCGGTGAAGGTCGTCGACGACCGCGGGATCGTCACACCCGAGGCCGTGGTGTGCGGGCTGATGTGGGCGGCCGAGCACCGGATGGCGGTGACCAACAGCAGCGTCGCGATCAACACGTGGGGCGCGTTCTGCACCTGGTCGCCGGGGCGCGAGGTGGTCCGCGAAGCCATCGGGCGGGCCGCGGCCTACTCGGCCGCGCGGGGCACGCTGAACGTGGCCGCCGCGACGAACGAAGCCACCGACCTGAGCCGGCCCGCCGGCGCGTGCGCGGCGCTGCCCGCGACCGCGCGGGACGTGCTGGCGGTGTCCGCGGTGGGGCGGGACGGGGCGAAGACGCGCTACAGCTCCTACGGACTCGGCATGGTGGACCTGACCGCGCCGGGTGGCGACGGCGACGACTGCGTGCTCTCGACCGTGCCGGGCGGCTACGGGAAGCTGTGCGGCACGTCGATGGCCGCACCGCACGTGGCCGGAGCCGCGGCGGTGCTCGCCGCGGCGCGGCCGGGAGCGACGTCCGCGGACCTGAAGCAGGCGCTGGAAGAGCGTGCGCGGCCGGTGCCGTGCCCGGCGGAGTACGACCCCGCCGGCGACGGCCGGCCGGCGGCGGTCTGCGCCGGGTACACCCGGTACAACAGCTTCTACGGGCACGGGCTGGTGCAGACCGGGGCGGGTTGA
- a CDS encoding Rne/Rng family ribonuclease, with amino-acid sequence MSNADTPAENTGGNTAVPATGPLGELPPRVRVHALAKLLGSSSRVVLAKLSELGETARSAQSSVPREVAVRVAEALAPADEQATEEAAAPEAVVPAENTAAAPDPVAESAPEPVAETPATEPATQAAQAGTAPETTRQPETARRPETTPEVAAEREPTPEPKPAREPKRPPHMPVFAAPSPVFLPPEATAAETPAARPAPVEEAGPDEDGDDGEDGAGRRRRRRGRRGRGRGKGGDENATESTDTGEAADAESRASGETRPAEDAGKTDDEDTADEGESTDDTDEADGSSRRRRRRRRRKGSDSDTAESTGDDPPNTVVHVRETKAEDKSTSSSDGVRSVRGSTRLEAKRQRRRDGREAGRRRAPILSEAEFLARRESVERTMVVAERGEHTQIAVLEDGVLVEHFVTSQGSGSIVGNVYLGRVQNVLPSMEAAFVDIGRGRNAVLYAGEVDWDAAGLEGKSRKIEQALSTGDNVLVQVTKDPVGHKGARLTTQISLPGRFLVYMPSGGATGISRKLPENERRRLKDILKRIVPEDAGVIIRTASEGISEEELERDVRRLKAQWEVVKEKADAASGSKKSSAPVMLYEEPDLLVKVVRDLFTEDFVSLEVQGDTAWETIRAYVDHVAPDLTSRVKRYVGTGDVFADHRIDEQLTKALDRKVWLPSGGYLVIDRTEAMTVIDVNTGKFTGSGGNLEETVTRNNLESAEEIVRQLRLRDIGGIIVIDFIDMVLESNRELVLKRLTECLGRDRTRHQVAEVTSLGLVQMTRKKIGTGLLEAFSTTCEHCKGRGVVVSTEPVKSGNGGNGGHQHGGGGGGGGSRRSRGRGKAEEPQVEPKSPEPSPVQRESTLSAVEAMAKAAKIASTKTEGDKPADGGASNGAERGERSGRTRGGSKAGERSDARRGGAGTASAGPDEAGAEDAADHSGTARFVDAPAQDEKVTEAPASGHRAVSADAPVRSGAAVEAATGEAEPASADAAGPSGAPGETPATTRATVQAEPEQAAPQRAERPASSRTRRVARRPAAPPEPSEPSPAPQAPVTAGPAGQADVPQKPVTNGATEAVETPEDAAQEQPAPDVSVPTPATRTARRRPRRAASRPAGPPVHASEQS; translated from the coding sequence ATGTCGAACGCGGACACACCCGCCGAGAACACCGGCGGGAACACCGCCGTACCCGCAACCGGCCCGTTGGGCGAACTGCCGCCCCGCGTCCGGGTGCACGCCCTGGCGAAGCTGCTCGGCTCCAGCAGCCGGGTCGTGCTGGCGAAGCTCAGCGAACTGGGGGAGACCGCACGCAGCGCCCAGTCGAGCGTGCCGCGGGAGGTCGCGGTGCGGGTCGCCGAGGCGCTCGCCCCGGCCGACGAGCAGGCCACCGAGGAGGCGGCCGCACCCGAGGCGGTCGTCCCCGCCGAGAACACGGCGGCCGCGCCCGACCCGGTTGCGGAGAGCGCACCGGAGCCGGTCGCCGAGACGCCTGCCACGGAGCCGGCCACCCAGGCCGCCCAGGCCGGGACCGCGCCGGAAACCACTCGCCAGCCCGAGACCGCTCGCCGGCCCGAGACCACTCCCGAGGTCGCGGCCGAGCGGGAGCCCACCCCGGAGCCGAAGCCCGCGCGGGAGCCGAAGCGCCCGCCGCACATGCCGGTGTTCGCCGCGCCGTCGCCGGTGTTCCTCCCGCCGGAGGCCACCGCCGCCGAGACGCCCGCCGCCCGGCCGGCCCCGGTCGAGGAGGCCGGTCCGGACGAGGACGGCGACGACGGTGAGGACGGCGCCGGCCGCCGTCGCCGCCGTCGCGGCCGCCGTGGCCGTGGCCGCGGCAAGGGCGGGGACGAGAACGCCACCGAGAGCACCGACACCGGTGAGGCTGCGGACGCGGAGTCCCGGGCGTCCGGCGAGACCCGGCCGGCCGAGGACGCCGGCAAGACCGACGACGAGGACACCGCCGACGAGGGCGAGTCCACGGACGACACGGACGAGGCCGACGGCTCGAGCCGTCGCCGCCGCCGTCGTCGCCGCCGCAAGGGCTCCGACTCCGACACCGCCGAGTCCACCGGCGACGACCCGCCGAACACCGTCGTCCACGTCCGGGAGACCAAGGCCGAGGACAAGAGCACCAGCAGCTCGGACGGCGTGCGCAGCGTGCGCGGCTCGACCCGCCTGGAGGCCAAGCGGCAGCGCCGCCGGGACGGCCGTGAGGCCGGCCGCCGCCGCGCGCCGATCCTCTCCGAGGCCGAGTTCCTCGCCCGCCGCGAGTCGGTGGAGCGCACCATGGTGGTCGCCGAGCGCGGCGAGCACACCCAGATCGCGGTGCTCGAGGACGGTGTCCTGGTCGAGCACTTCGTGACGTCGCAGGGCAGCGGCTCGATCGTCGGCAACGTCTACCTCGGGCGCGTGCAGAACGTGCTGCCGTCGATGGAGGCCGCGTTCGTCGACATCGGCCGCGGCCGCAACGCCGTGCTCTACGCCGGCGAGGTCGACTGGGACGCCGCCGGCCTGGAGGGCAAGTCGCGCAAGATCGAGCAGGCCCTGTCGACCGGCGACAACGTGCTGGTCCAGGTCACCAAGGACCCGGTCGGGCACAAGGGCGCCCGGCTGACCACCCAGATCTCGCTGCCCGGCCGCTTCCTGGTCTACATGCCCTCCGGCGGGGCCACCGGCATCTCCCGCAAGCTGCCGGAGAACGAGCGGCGGCGGCTCAAGGACATCCTCAAGCGGATCGTCCCCGAGGACGCCGGCGTGATCATCCGCACCGCCTCGGAGGGCATCAGCGAGGAGGAGCTGGAACGTGACGTCCGCCGGCTGAAGGCGCAGTGGGAGGTCGTCAAGGAGAAGGCCGACGCGGCGTCCGGCAGCAAGAAGTCGTCCGCCCCGGTCATGCTCTACGAGGAGCCGGACCTGCTGGTCAAGGTCGTTCGCGACCTGTTCACCGAGGACTTCGTCTCGCTCGAGGTCCAGGGCGACACGGCCTGGGAGACCATCCGCGCCTACGTCGACCACGTCGCCCCCGACCTCACGTCGCGGGTCAAGCGCTACGTGGGCACCGGTGACGTCTTCGCCGACCACCGCATCGACGAGCAGCTGACCAAGGCACTGGACCGCAAGGTCTGGCTGCCCTCCGGCGGGTACCTCGTCATCGACCGCACCGAGGCGATGACGGTGATCGACGTCAACACCGGCAAGTTCACCGGGTCGGGCGGCAACCTCGAGGAGACGGTCACCCGCAACAACCTGGAGTCGGCCGAGGAGATCGTGCGCCAGCTGCGGCTGCGCGACATCGGCGGCATCATCGTGATCGACTTCATCGACATGGTGCTGGAGTCCAACCGCGAGCTGGTGCTCAAGCGGCTGACGGAGTGCCTCGGCCGGGACCGCACCCGGCACCAGGTCGCCGAGGTGACCTCGCTGGGCCTGGTGCAGATGACCCGCAAGAAGATCGGCACCGGTCTGCTCGAGGCCTTCTCCACCACGTGTGAGCACTGCAAGGGCCGCGGGGTCGTCGTGTCGACCGAACCGGTCAAGTCGGGCAACGGCGGCAACGGCGGGCACCAGCACGGCGGCGGTGGCGGCGGTGGTGGTTCGCGCCGGTCCCGCGGCCGGGGCAAGGCCGAGGAGCCGCAGGTGGAGCCGAAGAGCCCGGAGCCCTCGCCGGTGCAGCGCGAGAGCACGTTGTCGGCGGTCGAGGCGATGGCGAAGGCCGCGAAGATCGCCTCGACGAAGACCGAGGGTGACAAGCCGGCCGACGGCGGTGCCTCGAACGGCGCGGAGCGCGGGGAGCGCTCCGGCCGGACCCGGGGCGGGTCGAAGGCCGGTGAGCGGTCCGATGCCCGGCGCGGCGGGGCTGGGACGGCCTCGGCCGGTCCGGACGAGGCGGGAGCCGAGGACGCGGCCGACCACTCCGGGACGGCGAGGTTCGTGGACGCCCCGGCCCAGGACGAGAAGGTCACCGAAGCTCCGGCGTCCGGTCACCGCGCCGTCTCCGCCGATGCCCCCGTGCGGTCCGGCGCGGCGGTCGAGGCCGCCACCGGCGAGGCCGAGCCGGCTTCCGCGGACGCCGCCGGTCCGTCCGGAGCGCCGGGGGAGACCCCCGCCACGACCCGCGCCACGGTGCAGGCTGAGCCGGAGCAGGCCGCGCCGCAGCGTGCGGAGCGCCCGGCGAGCTCCCGGACCCGCCGCGTGGCTCGCAGGCCGGCCGCGCCGCCGGAGCCCAGCGAGCCCTCGCCGGCCCCGCAGGCGCCCGTGACGGCCGGTCCGGCCGGCCAGGCGGACGTCCCGCAGAAGCCGGTGACGAACGGCGCCACGGAAGCCGTGGAGACCCCCGAAGATGCGGCCCAGGAGCAGCCCGCTCCGGACGTCAGCGTGCCGACGCCGGCCACCCGGACGGCCCGCCGGCGCCCGCGCCGGGCGGCGTCGCGCCCGGCCGGTCCGCCGGTGCACGCCTCGGAGCAGAGCTGA
- the rplU gene encoding 50S ribosomal protein L21, which yields MSAYAIVKTGGKQYKVAVGDVVEVEKLEGKPGTEHSFPAVLYVDGSDVTADAEALAKISVTGKVVEQTKGPKIRIHKFKNKTGYHKRQGHRQQLTRVEVTGITK from the coding sequence GTGTCGGCGTACGCGATCGTCAAGACCGGCGGCAAGCAGTACAAGGTGGCCGTCGGCGACGTCGTCGAGGTCGAGAAGCTCGAGGGCAAGCCGGGCACCGAGCACTCTTTCCCCGCCGTGCTGTACGTCGACGGCAGCGATGTCACGGCGGATGCCGAAGCACTCGCGAAGATCTCGGTCACCGGCAAGGTCGTCGAGCAGACCAAGGGTCCCAAGATCCGCATCCACAAGTTCAAGAACAAGACCGGGTACCACAAGCGGCAGGGTCACCGTCAGCAGCTGACCCGCGTCGAGGTCACCGGAATCACGAAGTAA
- a CDS encoding ABC transporter permease has translation MTALTRTPRRGLLLRVLPPGLYAGRASKLVERSVLAYSRMWLVFASGVLEPLFYLVAFQIGFGRLVGDATGPDGAPMSYVAFVAPALLASSAMNGAIFDSTFNVFFKVRYAKTYDAMLATPIGPLDIAVGEIAWAVLRGGLYSAAFFAVMAVMGLVSSPWAVLMIPVALLIAFAFAAVGMTCATFLRSTSQFDYIQLAVVPMFLFSTTFYPLTVYPEALRIVVQCSPLYHGIQLMRELAAGALHPAMIGHIAYLVALAVLGVWGAARRLSGLLLR, from the coding sequence ATGACAGCCCTGACCCGCACCCCGCGCCGCGGACTGCTCCTGCGCGTCCTGCCGCCGGGCCTGTACGCCGGGCGCGCGAGCAAGCTGGTCGAGCGGTCGGTCCTGGCCTACTCGCGGATGTGGCTGGTGTTCGCCTCCGGGGTGCTCGAGCCGCTGTTCTACCTGGTGGCGTTCCAGATCGGCTTCGGCAGGCTGGTCGGGGACGCGACCGGCCCGGACGGCGCGCCGATGAGCTACGTGGCGTTCGTCGCGCCCGCGCTGCTGGCCTCGTCGGCGATGAACGGCGCGATCTTCGACAGCACGTTCAACGTGTTCTTCAAGGTCCGCTACGCCAAGACCTACGACGCGATGCTGGCCACCCCGATCGGCCCGCTGGACATCGCGGTCGGCGAGATCGCGTGGGCCGTGCTGCGCGGCGGGCTGTACTCGGCGGCGTTCTTCGCCGTCATGGCGGTGATGGGCCTGGTCAGCTCGCCGTGGGCGGTGCTGATGATCCCGGTCGCGCTGCTGATCGCGTTCGCGTTCGCCGCCGTCGGCATGACCTGCGCGACGTTCCTGCGGTCGACCTCGCAGTTCGACTACATCCAGCTCGCCGTGGTCCCGATGTTCCTGTTCTCCACGACGTTCTACCCGCTGACGGTCTACCCGGAGGCCCTGAGAATCGTGGTGCAGTGCTCGCCGCTGTACCACGGCATCCAGCTGATGCGCGAACTCGCCGCAGGCGCGCTGCACCCCGCCATGATCGGTCACATCGCCTACCTGGTGGCGCTCGCGGTTCTCGGTGTCTGGGGCGCGGCCCGCCGGCTGAGCGGGCTGCTCCTCCGCTGA